In a genomic window of Gossypium arboreum isolate Shixiya-1 chromosome 7, ASM2569848v2, whole genome shotgun sequence:
- the LOC128295288 gene encoding uncharacterized protein LOC128295288 translates to MEATTSKTLTIFCLVVTSIAAVSLGSVEETQSLGGCLMSFISVEGCVEAINEAVSHKKFDELEPKCCKAITLLGDNCWPILFPDQPYVPVLLEYACKLLGYVPKVENVEAAP, encoded by the coding sequence ATGGAAGCAACAACATCAAAAACCCTCACCATTTTCTGCTTAGTCGTCACCTCCATTGCTGCAGTTTCCTTGGGATCAGTAGAGGAAACCCAAAGTCTTGGGGGATGCCTCATGTCTTTCATAAGTGTAGAAGGTTGCGTTGAGGCAATCAACGAGGCTGTTTCGCACAAGAAGTTCGATGAACTAGAACCTAAATGCTGCAAAGCAATCACTCTGCTCGGCGACAACTGTTGGCCCATTCTTTTTCCCGATCAACCTTACGTTCCTGTCTTACTCGAGTACGCTTGTAAGCTTTTAGGGTACGTTCCGAAAGTTGAGAATGTTGAAGCAGCACCTTAA